The genome window ACAATGTCCGCGATTTCTGTGGCTATCAACGTCACCAGCACCTGGACGCAATCTCATGGATCGCGCGCCAGGTGCTTTTGCTTAACCCCGTTATTATGCACCTCAGAAACGACAAACCCCAGGTAGAAAACCTGGGGTTATAAAAAGTGCCCCCGACAGGAGTCGAACCTGCGACCTACGGTACCGGAAACCGGCGCTCTATCCACTGAGCTACGGAGGCGTGTGCCCACCATTGATGGGCAACGCAGCGATTCTATCACCGGCGGGGAATCTAACCTAACCGGCGGTACTCCTCGCTCATCGTCTCCTGCATGAAGGCGGCGATCCCGTGGGGGTCCTCGAAGAAGTCACGCGTGGCGCGGAAGGCGGTGGTGTCCCTCAACGTCGCGGGGGCGATGCCCGCCTCGATGATTTCCCAGATCGCGGCCCCGGGCAGGGAGAGCAGGATTGGGGAGTGGGTGGACACGATGATCTGGGCCCCGCCGCGCACCAGGGCATGTAGTTCCGCGAGCAGGGCCATCTGCCGGGGTATGGAAAGACCGGCCTCGGGTTCGTCGAGGATATAGAGGCCGTTGGCGTGGAAGTATGTCCCGATGGTGTGCATGACGGATTCGCCGTGGCTCAGCGGAACATTCGAGTGGGAATTGATGTGGGTTTCCGCGCGCAGGTAGTAGCCCTGCATCGGGCGGGAGCCCCGGATCACGGCGGCGATGCCTTTGAACGGGCTTTCTCCTATCCGGGGATCGTTATGGGCGGTATAGCCGGTGGTGGGTTGCACCCCGTAGGGGCCACCTTGCAGATCAAACCCACACCCCACGGCGATGGCCTCGATGAGCGTGGACTTCCCCATGCCATTTTCCCCGGTGATAAAGGTGGCGGGCGCGGTCAGCGGGAGCGGCTCGCGCTCCATCGCGCGAATGGCGGGGACCTCCGCCGCCCACTCGGGCAGAGTGTGCTTGCGGTGGTGGGGGCGGAAAAGGAAGAAGGATTCCACGAAGAGGTCAGGCATGGCGATCCTCCACGAGAAAGTCGGTGGTGCCCTCGGGGTCGGCAAGGAACTCCCTGGTGGCGCTCACCGCTCCGGCGCGCTCGAAGTCGATGGGGGTGATTCCGGTGCCGTTGAGTTCCAGGATCGTGGCACCGGGTGCGGCCATGAGGATGGGGGAGTGGGTGGCGATGATGAATTGCGCGCCCCGCGAGGCCAGGTGGGCAATGCGGCCCAGGAGTTCTAATTGGCGCAGCACGGAGAGCCCGGCCTCCGGCTCGTCGAGGAGGTAAAAGCCGCCGGGGTGAAAGCGGTACTGAACAATCTGCATGAGCGATTCCCCGTGGCTCATGTGATTAAGGTGAATGTCTCCGGGAGGCTCGTCCTCCCCGTAGCGGATGGCCACGTTGAAGTGCGTCTCCCCGCGCAGGAAGTAGCCGTGGGAAGGATTGCGCTCCCGGGCGAGGGTGAGCACCGTGTGTAGCGGGGAGACGTCGCCGTCATTATCGGCGTGGAGGTTGCGGGTGCCGCCGTGGTGGGGGAATCCCATGCCCAGGGCGATGGCCTCGATGAGGGTGGATTTTTCCCGCGCCGTTTTCCCCGCTGAGAATGGTCACGGGGGTGGGAAACCGCAGGGGTTTTTGGGTGAGGTGGCGCACGGCGGGCACCCCCGCGAGGTAGTTCCCGGGGAGGTGCTCCGGCGGGACGTCGATAAGCATGGAACGGAGGAAGCCCATGCCCGCCCACGGTAGCGAAAATCCCAGTACGTGAGCCTTATCACGAAAGTTCTGGTGTGCCGTGAGGTCTGCGATACTAGGCACACTCATTCAGAAAGGTAACCCCATCGTGGATTCGCTTGCGCTTGCCGCATTGGCGGGAGTCACCCCGCTCATCACGTTTTTTGTTCTCCTCATGGGCCTCAAGTGGAAGGCCCTATGGGCTGCCTTGGGGTCCGTGTTGGTGGGCCTGATCCTGGCCGTCACCCTGTTCGATACCCCGGCTATCGACGCCGCCCTGGCCTTCGCCCAGGGTGTCTCCTTTGGTATCTTCCCCGTTATTTACATCATCATCGCCGCGGTGTGGATCTATGACCTCACCGTGACCTCGGGGCGCTTTGATGATCTGCGCCTGGTGTTTTCCAAGATCGGTCGCGGGGACATGCGCGTGCAGGCCATGCTCATCGGCTTTGCCTTCGGTGGCCTGCTGGAGGCCCTGGCGGGCTTCGGTGCTCCCATTGCCATCGTGGCGGCCATGCTGTACGCGATCGGCATGAAGCCGCTCAAGGCCGCGCTGGTGACCCTGGTGGCTAACGCCGCCCCGGTGGCCTACGGCGCGATGGCGATTCCGGTGACCACCGGCGGTGCCCTGGCTCAACTGCCTGCGGAGGAGGTCGCGGGGCTCGTCGGTAAGCAGGTGTCCGTGCTGGCCCTGGTGGTGCCCTTTGTGCTCTGCCTCATCATGGACGGCTGGCGCGGGCTGCGCCAGGTGTGGCCGATGGCCCTGGTCCTGGGTGTTTCCTTCGGTGGCGGGCAGTTCCTGGCCTCCAATTACTTTGCCTATGAGCTCACTGACGTGGTGGCCTGCCTGCTCTCCCTGGCCGCAGGCCTGGCGCTGCTTCGGGTGTGGAAGCCCACCACCCCGGAGGATCAGGCCTCCCAGTCCGATGCGGGCCAAGGCCAGCAGGCCGTGCTCACCCCGGCCCGGATCGGCCTGGCGCTGTTCCCCTACGTGCTGATCGTGGTGGTGTTTGCCGTGGCCAAGCTATGGCGGATCGGCGTGGATATTCCGGCGGCCCTGGCCAGCACGGACGTGCTCATCGAGTGGCCGCGCCTGGGCACCACCTTCACCCTGAACTGGCTCTCCGGGCCCGGCACTATCTTGATGCTCTGCGCGCTGATCACGGTGGCGGTGCTGAGCACCTTCGATGAAAACGGCACCTACCGCCTGGGATGGGGGAAGGGCTTTGCGCAACTGACCGGCGGGATCGTGCGCATGCGGATGTCCTATTTCACCATCGCCGCGGTGATGGGCCTGGCCCATGTGATGAACTTCTCCGGTCAGACCGCAGCCATCGGCGCGCTGCTGGCCTCCACGGGGGCGATCTTCCCGCTTATCTCCCCGGTGCTGGGCTGGCTGGGTACCTCCGTGACGGCCTCGGCCACCTCCTCGAACGCCCTGTTCGCGCAGATGCAGGCCACTACCGCCGTGCAGGTGGGGGCGGACCCAGCCTTGCTCGTTGCCGCCAATACCTCCGGCGCCACCCTGGGTAAGATGCTGGCCCCGCAGACGGCCGCCATCGCGGCGGCGGCCACCCAGATGGAGGGCGGGGAGTCCAAGATCCTGGCCACCTCGGTGCGGTACTCCCTGCCGCTCCTGGCGGGAATGTGCCTGCTGGTATTCCTGCAATCCAGCATGGGATAGGGGCGAGGTAGAGACTCGTCACAACAGGGGCTGCGGGGGTGGGGTGCGGCGAGGAAAAGCCGGGAAGGTGGACTAGACTTCCCGGTTATGACCCCTGTTGAGCTTTCTTCCTTGATTCGTCGCCGCGCCGCCATGGTGCTGGCCGAGCACAACCTCGACGCCTCGGTTCTGCCGGAGCAGGTCACGGTGGAGCGCCCGCGCAACCCCGAGCACGGCGATTACGCCACCAACCTGGCGCTTCAGGTGGGTAAGAAGGCCGGGGCGAACCCGCGCGAATTGGCTCAGTGGCTGGCGGATTCCCTGGCGGAGGAGCCCTCGATCACCTCTGCGGAGATCGCCGGCCCCGGCTTTTTGAACCTGCGCCTGGCCGCCGCCGCCCAGGGGGAGATCGTCGCCCGGGTGTGGGAGCAGGGAGACAAGTACGGCCACAGCGATCTGTACCGGGGCACCAAGGTGAACCTGGAGTTCGTTTCCGCCAACCCCACCGGCCCCATTCACCTGGGCGGCACCCGCTGGGCGGCCGTGGGGGATTCCCTGGGCCGCGTGCTGGAAGCCTCTGGCGCGGAGGTGACCAGGGAGTATTACTTCAACGATCACGGCGAGCAGATTGATCGCTTTGCCCGGTCCCTGGTGGCCGCCGCCAAGGGGGAGCCCACCCCGGAGGACGGGTACGGCGGAGACTACATCGCGGACATCGCCCGCGCTGTGCTGGAGAAGCGTCCCGACGCCCTGGAACAGGCCCCGGCGGAGGCCCAGGAGATCTTCCGCGACCTCGGCGTGGACATGATGTTTAGCCACATCAAGGAATCCCTGCACGAGTTCGGCACGGACTTTGACGTGTTCTTCCATGAGAACTCCCTCTTTGAGTCCGGCGCGGTGGACGCCGCCATCGCCACCCTGAAGGAGAACGGCAACCTTTATCCCGAGGACGGGGCCTGGTGGCTGCGCACCACGGACTTTGGCGATGACAAGGACCGCGTGGTGCTCAAGTCCGACGGTAACGCCGCCTACATCGCTGGGGACATCGCCTACATCGGGGACAAGATCGGTCGTGGCCACAACCTCTGCATCTACATGCTGGGTGCGGATCATCACGGCTACATCAAGCGCCTCAAGGCCGCCGCCGAGGCCCTGGGCTACTCCGCCGATCAGGTGGAGGTGCTCATTGGTCAGATGGTGAACCTCATCAAGGACGGCACACCGGTGCGCATGTCCAAGCGCGCGGGCACCGTGATCACCCTGGATGACCTGGTGGAGGCCATCGGCGTGGACGCCGCCCGGTACTCCCTGGTGCGTTCCTCGGTGGATTCCTCCCTGGACATCGACCTCGGCCTGTGGGCCTCGCAGTCGGCGGATAATCCCGTGTACTACGTGCAGTACGCGCACGCGCGTCTATGTTCGCTGCGCCGAAAGGCGGAGTCCGTGGGGGCGCTGACCGAGGATGCCCCGGATTACTCCCTGCTCACCCACGACCGCGAGGGCGATCTGATCCGAACGCTGGGCGAATACCCGGCGGTGGTGAAGGCGGCGGCAGAACTGCGCGAGCCGCACCGCCTGGCGCGCTACTGCGAGGAACTGGCCGGGGTGTTCCACCGCTTTTATGATCGCTGCCAGATCCTGCCCAAGGAGGGCGAGGAATTGGCCCCGATCCACACCGCGCGCCTTTCCCTGGCGGGCGCCACCCGATTGGTGCTGGCCAACGCCTTGAATCTAGTGGGGGTGAGCGCGCCCGAGCGCATGTAGCCGCTGGCAGGCCCTGGGGTCTGTGTTCCCGCTCGGACCCTGTGAAGGACGGAGAGCCATGCCGGAAATGAGGGGGCACGGTGCGCGATGAAACATTGAGGGCGAGGCGAAGCGCATCTAAAGAAGGCGGAAAGTAGGATGCGCGCGGGCCCGCGGTGTAGCCTAACGCGCATACGTTTTTGTCCGTGACCGTGCGCGGCAGCCGTGGGCGCAGCCCGGCCCGCCCGAAGAAGTGCCAAAGGAACCGATGGACGCCGATACGTTCAATGAGTTGCCCAGCCACGTGTGGCCCGCTCACGCCCGCCGCCAGGAGGACGGCGTGGTGACGATCGCCGGGGTGCCGCTCCCGGAGATCGTGGAGGAATACGGCAGCCCCGTGCTGGTGCTTGATGAGGCCGATTTCCGCTCCCGCTGCCGCGCGATGGCCCAGGCCTTTGGCGGGCCAGGCAACGTGCATTACGCGGCCAAGGCCTTTCTCACCCGCGCCGTGGCCCGGTGGGTGGAGGAGGAGGGGCTTTCCCTCGACGTGGCCTCCGATAACGAATTGCAGATCGCGTTGGCGGCGGGCTTCCCCGCCAGCCGCATCGCCGCGCACGGGAATAATAAGACGCCCGTGTTCCTGCGCCGCTGCGTGACCGAGGGCGTGGGCGGAGTGATCCTGGATTCCTTCCAGGAGATTGGCCGCCTGGCCGAGGCCGCGCGGGAGGTCGGGACGGTGCAGCCGGTGCTGGTGCGCGTGAAGCCCGGAATCAAGGCGCATACCCACGAGGCGATCGCCACGGCGCACGAGGACCAGAAGTTTGGCTTTTCCCTGGCCGCCGGGTCCGCCTTGCGGGCTGCCCGCGAGGTGTTGGAGAGCCCGCACCTGCGCCTGGTGGGCCTGCACTGCCACGTGGGTTCCCAGGTCTTTGACGCTGAGGGTTTCTCCCTGGCCGCCGAGCGGGTGCTGGGGCTGGTGGAGCAGATCCTTGAGGAACTCTCCTCCCTCCACCCCGGCGGGCGGGAGGGGCTGGCCGAGCAACTCTCCACGCTGGATCTGGGCGGCGGTTACGGCATCGCCTACCTGCCGGAGGAGCAGCCGCTGGACGTGGCGGCGGTGGCCGAGGATCTGCTGAGCAAGGTGCGCCAGCACGCCGATCACCTGGGGCTGCCCACACCCACGGTCACGGTGGAGCCGGGGCGCGCGATCGCCGGGCCCTCCACGGTGACGGTCTATACCGTGGGCACGGTCAAGGACGTACACGTGGAGGATGATCGCACGCGCCGTTACCTCTCCGTGGACGGGGGGATCTCGGATAATATCCGCCCCGTGCTCTACGGCGCGCAGTATGACGCCCGCGTGGTGTCCCGCTTCGTGGACGGTGCGCCGGTGGAAAGCCGCGTGGTGGGCTCGCACTGCGAGTCCGGAGATATTCTCATCGAGGACGCCCACTTACCCGATGACATCGGCCCGGGCGATCTACTGGCCCTCCCGGCCACGGGGGCGTACTGCTACGCGCTGTCCAGCCGCTATAACGCCTTTGGTCGCCCGCCGGTGATTACCGTGAACTCCGGCAAGGCACGCGTGATGCTGCGCCGGGAGACGGTGGCGGACTTCCTGGCCCTGGAGGCAGAGTAGGGGGGTAGCGCTCTGCGCGGGGCTGGGGGATTGGTTGTGGTGCGCGGGCGACTGCGTGTGGGGTGGCTGTGTGGAGCGGCTGCCCGGCACCGCCCGCCGCGCGGGGGTGTAGGGGGCAGAAAATAATCGTGCCATCTCTGTGATTCCTGGCCTATAGTGAGGCAGAAAGATTGGACACGATTTTCTGGGAGAACGATGACTACCACGGGTGCACAGGGCTTTCACGAAGGTAAGGGCGAGGGGCACGAGGTGGGCGTGGCCATCCTGGGCCACGGCACCGTGGGTTCCGAGGTGCGCCGCCTCATGGAGGCCAACTCCGAGGCATTCTCCCACCGCATTGGCGGCCCGCTGGCGTTGCGCGGGGTGGCGGTGTCCAACCCCACGAAGCACAGCAGGACCCTGCCCAAGGAATTGCTTTTCGACGACGCGATGGAACTCATTGCCCGCGAGGACGTGGACATCGTGGTGGAGGTGATCGGCGGCATCGAGTATCCCCGTAAACTCGTGCTCGCCGCGCTGAATGCCGGAAAGTCCGTGGTCACCGCCAATAAGGCGCTGGTGGCCGCGCACGCCGATGAGCTTGCGGACGCCGCCGAGGCCGCCGGGGTGGACCTCTACTTCGAGGCCGCCGTGGCCGCCGCGATTCCGGTGGTGGGTATGCTGCGCCGCTCCCTGGCGGGCGATCAGATCGAGCGCATCTCCGGCATTGTCAATGGCACCACGAACTTCATCCTGGACGCGATGGATGAGACGGGGGCCTCTTACGATGACATGCTGGCCGAGGCCACTCGCCTGGGCTACGCGGAGGCCGATCCCACCGCCGACGTGGAGGGCCACGACGCCGCCTCCAAGGCCGCCATCATGGCCTCCCTGGCCTTCCACACCAGGGTCAAGGCCTCGGACGTGTACTGCGAGGGAATCACCAAGATCACCGCGCAGGACATCGAGGCCGCCAAGAACGCGGGTTACACCATCAAACTCCTGGCCATCTGCGAGCGGATCCGGGACGAGGCGGGGCGGGAATCCGTCTCCGCGCGGGTGCACCCCACCCTGGTGCGGCGGGATCACCCCCTGGCCAGCGTGAATGGTTCTTATAATGCGGTATTTGTCGAGGCAGAAGCGGCAGGTCGATTGATGTTCTACGGAAATGGTGCTGGCGGCAATCCCACGGCCTCGGCCGTGCTGGGCGATCTGGTGGGGGCCGCGCGTAACAAGGTTCACGGCGGCCGGGCTCCGGGGGAGTCCACCTACGCCAACCTGCCCCTGGCGGACTTCGGCCAGGTGCCCACCCGCTACCACATCGACATGCACGTGCGCGATCGCGTGGGCGTGCTGGCGGAGATCTCCGCCGTGTGCGCCAAGAACGGCATCTCTCTGCGCACGGTGCGCCAGGAGGAGCGGGACGACGCTGCGCGGCTGATCCTGCTCACCCACACGGCCTCCGAGGAGAGCCTGGACACCACGGTGGAGGAACTGTCCACCCTGGAGGACGTGCTCACCGTGGACACCGTGATCCGGTTGGCGGAATAGCGGAAAGGATAAGGGCGCGATATGAGCGTGGAACTAGAGGTGGGGCGCCGCGCGGTGGTGCGGGTGCCCGGCTCTACGGCTAACCTCGGCCCCGGCTTTGACACCCTGGGCATGGCGGTGAGCATGTATGACACCGTGGAGGTGGAGGTGATCGCCTCCGGCCTGGAGGTGGTGATTCACGGCGAGGGGGAGGAGGATCTTCCCC of Corynebacterium sp. 21KM1197 contains these proteins:
- a CDS encoding AAA family ATPase, which translates into the protein MPDLFVESFFLFRPHHRKHTLPEWAAEVPAIRAMEREPLPLTAPATFITGENGMGKSTLIEAIAVGCGFDLQGGPYGVQPTTGYTAHNDPRIGESPFKGIAAVIRGSRPMQGYYLRAETHINSHSNVPLSHGESVMHTIGTYFHANGLYILDEPEAGLSIPRQMALLAELHALVRGGAQIIVSTHSPILLSLPGAAIWEIIEAGIAPATLRDTTAFRATRDFFEDPHGIAAFMQETMSEEYRRLG
- a CDS encoding AAA family ATPase codes for the protein MGFPHHGGTRNLHADNDGDVSPLHTVLTLARERNPSHGYFLRGETHFNVAIRYGEDEPPGDIHLNHMSHGESLMQIVQYRFHPGGFYLLDEPEAGLSVLRQLELLGRIAHLASRGAQFIIATHSPILMAAPGATILELNGTGITPIDFERAGAVSATREFLADPEGTTDFLVEDRHA
- a CDS encoding homoserine dehydrogenase — its product is MTTTGAQGFHEGKGEGHEVGVAILGHGTVGSEVRRLMEANSEAFSHRIGGPLALRGVAVSNPTKHSRTLPKELLFDDAMELIAREDVDIVVEVIGGIEYPRKLVLAALNAGKSVVTANKALVAAHADELADAAEAAGVDLYFEAAVAAAIPVVGMLRRSLAGDQIERISGIVNGTTNFILDAMDETGASYDDMLAEATRLGYAEADPTADVEGHDAASKAAIMASLAFHTRVKASDVYCEGITKITAQDIEAAKNAGYTIKLLAICERIRDEAGRESVSARVHPTLVRRDHPLASVNGSYNAVFVEAEAAGRLMFYGNGAGGNPTASAVLGDLVGAARNKVHGGRAPGESTYANLPLADFGQVPTRYHIDMHVRDRVGVLAEISAVCAKNGISLRTVRQEERDDAARLILLTHTASEESLDTTVEELSTLEDVLTVDTVIRLAE
- the argS gene encoding arginine--tRNA ligase; translation: MTPVELSSLIRRRAAMVLAEHNLDASVLPEQVTVERPRNPEHGDYATNLALQVGKKAGANPRELAQWLADSLAEEPSITSAEIAGPGFLNLRLAAAAQGEIVARVWEQGDKYGHSDLYRGTKVNLEFVSANPTGPIHLGGTRWAAVGDSLGRVLEASGAEVTREYYFNDHGEQIDRFARSLVAAAKGEPTPEDGYGGDYIADIARAVLEKRPDALEQAPAEAQEIFRDLGVDMMFSHIKESLHEFGTDFDVFFHENSLFESGAVDAAIATLKENGNLYPEDGAWWLRTTDFGDDKDRVVLKSDGNAAYIAGDIAYIGDKIGRGHNLCIYMLGADHHGYIKRLKAAAEALGYSADQVEVLIGQMVNLIKDGTPVRMSKRAGTVITLDDLVEAIGVDAARYSLVRSSVDSSLDIDLGLWASQSADNPVYYVQYAHARLCSLRRKAESVGALTEDAPDYSLLTHDREGDLIRTLGEYPAVVKAAAELREPHRLARYCEELAGVFHRFYDRCQILPKEGEELAPIHTARLSLAGATRLVLANALNLVGVSAPERM
- a CDS encoding L-lactate permease, with translation MQKGNPIVDSLALAALAGVTPLITFFVLLMGLKWKALWAALGSVLVGLILAVTLFDTPAIDAALAFAQGVSFGIFPVIYIIIAAVWIYDLTVTSGRFDDLRLVFSKIGRGDMRVQAMLIGFAFGGLLEALAGFGAPIAIVAAMLYAIGMKPLKAALVTLVANAAPVAYGAMAIPVTTGGALAQLPAEEVAGLVGKQVSVLALVVPFVLCLIMDGWRGLRQVWPMALVLGVSFGGGQFLASNYFAYELTDVVACLLSLAAGLALLRVWKPTTPEDQASQSDAGQGQQAVLTPARIGLALFPYVLIVVVFAVAKLWRIGVDIPAALASTDVLIEWPRLGTTFTLNWLSGPGTILMLCALITVAVLSTFDENGTYRLGWGKGFAQLTGGIVRMRMSYFTIAAVMGLAHVMNFSGQTAAIGALLASTGAIFPLISPVLGWLGTSVTASATSSNALFAQMQATTAVQVGADPALLVAANTSGATLGKMLAPQTAAIAAAATQMEGGESKILATSVRYSLPLLAGMCLLVFLQSSMG
- the lysA gene encoding diaminopimelate decarboxylase, yielding MDADTFNELPSHVWPAHARRQEDGVVTIAGVPLPEIVEEYGSPVLVLDEADFRSRCRAMAQAFGGPGNVHYAAKAFLTRAVARWVEEEGLSLDVASDNELQIALAAGFPASRIAAHGNNKTPVFLRRCVTEGVGGVILDSFQEIGRLAEAAREVGTVQPVLVRVKPGIKAHTHEAIATAHEDQKFGFSLAAGSALRAAREVLESPHLRLVGLHCHVGSQVFDAEGFSLAAERVLGLVEQILEELSSLHPGGREGLAEQLSTLDLGGGYGIAYLPEEQPLDVAAVAEDLLSKVRQHADHLGLPTPTVTVEPGRAIAGPSTVTVYTVGTVKDVHVEDDRTRRYLSVDGGISDNIRPVLYGAQYDARVVSRFVDGAPVESRVVGSHCESGDILIEDAHLPDDIGPGDLLALPATGAYCYALSSRYNAFGRPPVITVNSGKARVMLRRETVADFLALEAE